TATTAAACTTCCTATGCACGCACATGTAGAGATTGCTTTTAAGAATTAGGCGAGTTCCTTTGTATGACTATCATATGGACTTTGGTCACTGCCaatttcattatttgaagaagtgcaataataataataataataataataataataataataataataataataatggagcaaactaataataataataataataatcataataataataataatggagcaaactaataataataataataataataataataataattattattattattattattattattattattattattattattattaccatcatcatcattatcagaaAGAGACATAACGTGAATCGTAAATAAAAGTGTTATTTCCTATGGTAACGGtttgattttcttttgtttccagtTCCTCGGCCTGTGGTATGAACAGAAAAGATATTTTGCCATCTTTGAAGCAGGAGGCATCTGTGTCACCGCAAACTACACCGACAAGGGGAATGGCGCCATCAAAGTCAACCACACCGAGTACAACACGCTGTGAGTTCCTTTACCTCGAATTCAGAATATGGACTGTAAGTTCCAGATgagttattattgtttttattattattattattattattattattattattattattattattattattattattcctcagGTCTGATTCCTACAATTCGATAACAGGTACCGCCAAACTGATCGATGAAGGCACATTGGGCGTCAAGTTTCGTTCAATCGGTGAGTAGCATCTCTTCAGTACACGAAGACTAAGATATCTTACATAAATTGATCTTAGCCTATCCACTATATAGGCTATGTAATCTACCCACCATACGTTTCCTGTCACAATAATTTGGAGTCTATGTAACGCGGTATATTGCTTGACTACGGGTTAGTACGACGGAAGTTTGAAGTTCCGTCTTAGCTACAGATCAGACTAATGTAACCAAATGGAACTAACCTGATAAAATCGAAATAACATAACGTAATCAAACCAAAATAACAATACCAAACTAATGTAACTAAATCGAGGTACctaagcaaataaaaataacctCATTAAACTAATCAACCAAATCAAATTAATTgataattgagaaaaattcgctccggcgccaagGATCAAACCCGGGAtatccagttctacgcactgggtgttCTAACCACTGagatacgccgaagttcaatccaccgtACTAGATCAATTCTTTCTTCTTTGGTtcttttccctttatggccttcctgggttagagcacccagtgcgtagaactggggttccgggttcgatcctcggcgccgcagcgaatttttctccattaataacaaatggtaaccttCACagataatctacgtaaagatgaatttttaatcctacagaatttatctattgtaatattatctgtttttattattgtttttcttttttcttcctttgacaAGTACTATAGTTTTTTGCTCATTTAtggaccaaaaaaataaataaataaatcaaataaaatacgaaataaaaGATATACTTGGTAACTGGAAGCgatgtaggctacataaattGATGTGCTCATCTTTATTTCCTCTTCATCTAACagcaaaaatgttatattaaaatatgtcttcttaATAAGTAAAAACACGTTAGCTATAATACATGTACCATGTTTCTAGGAGGTTTCCACGCGCCGTACACAATAGTAGGAACCGACTACCACAGTTACGCGGTTGTCTGGTCTTGTGCAGATATATTCTTCGTTGGCAACCTACGTGAgtatgacataattttatttatttataatttattttcatttgtaaatGCGATTCTTGGTTGAAAAGTGAAATTGCTGTATATTGgtaccttcccccccccccaaaatttgaaccccaattttttttatctaatttcaAATTTAAGTTGTTGTAGCAATGgtgtttctaaatacaacaaatgaaaaatgtgtacagaaaatattgcattatgcaacgagcctataatggtagtaattaagacgcgagtatgtttgtttatgaaacgagctcaagcgagtttcatgattttcatacgagcgtcttaattaccattataggtaagtttcatacgacttattatgctcggccatatttctaacttgaaattattcacaagtattcatgttatggttatctaagtgaggagcgcaactgaccttctaaattgtgagatgtgcgcagacgcgaaagtattgattttttccgaggaacgaatgtcattgaccttgatataatctagagaataacatgaacatgaatcttgatataacctggaaattgatttagaattgaaaaacgagatgacaaattgaatttatttgaatattatttacaattaacgctaattattatagtaacaaaacataaccttctgcgacagtattggatttccagccttcgtgacgtttcgctagttgtctttcgattgcatatccgagaataatcgatacttgcggttttataatggtacaatcagtacaaagatgatttttcattggctaaacaactgaattataaagaataggtgtaatttaatgaggtgcattaaagggctactaccaggtgtataattactacatttcggcatggtcgagcataaaaaatattaaaattataccatCCTTTCCTCTTCAGTTGAATGCTCGCTCAGTATAAGCGTAATTGTTATAGTAAATACTCTACAGCCAGTGTAATgagtatactgttttcgctgtaagaaaaatcctaatgtaaatacaagcacgttgctgtcacatTCGTGATTGGcttccagtcgaaacactcaaacgacgcaggaaaatatagttccgtatttggaaaccataatcttatattattgaaaataaaaaattgaattctaattgttaaatacgatgaaacataatataacttcaattatatgtaaaacactatgtaaaagaaaagctacttttatattttatttacaatgaacgcggatgaataccaacagttataccgaggtagtctgttcttgtaacaagctggcgtcacttgaactTGTAGTTGTTCACGTGAGGacgtaagtttaaaataatttaattacagtaattataaagtaaaagtttcctaagcaactaatgcatagtagtgaggttaggtctacttgacgagtaataTGAAACAATGTACAagagtaggcgggaacatgtactgagaatctatgacgCCACgctgcggccaatgaagcctctcCTCAgttacgtgctattgtttacattaggatttttcttacagcgaaaagattatagtttgagaatgtaaacacgtcataaccTGTTCCCTTTCCCTACAAGCCAACCACAAGGAGAGATAAACAGCATGTAGTCTTGAGTGACTGTTTATATACTCGAACTATCCATTGCGCTGACAATCTTATGTTCGGCATCTATTCTCAGACTGGGTGGACGCAATAATTCGCGGTATTATTTGCTGTGTGCATATGCGACGTCCACAAAAATTCATGTCATGCTATGCATTACATTATTCCTGTGTATACGCGACCTAAAACACACATAATGTTGACAGAATTTGCTTGGGTGCTGACCCGGGAGAAACATCCAAGTGAGGACACCCAGAAGAGGGTGAAGGAAGTGCTGCGAGCCAACCATTTGTCCTCCAAGACGTTCCGGAACACCCCCCAGACGTGCCTCGATAACTAACGGACATCCTTGAGCTAAGATTCTCTCACAACTGATCTCGTTCAGAAAACTGCTGGAAGACAAGGCAAATCACTCAGCATCCCAACTGTGACTGTAAacagagagaaataaaataaggtattattaattatttggataACAGGTTTTATCAGCGCTAATCTATTAATCAgacttgaaatttttaaaaactttaataGTAATTTTCGTTTCTCGTTAAAGTGGTACATGTTGTATTTTTTAGTGGTTTTAATACCGTTCATGATATAAACACAATGATTCTCTGATAATCATCgtaataattatcataatttattatgatGTCATCGTCAGCCATAATAGTGTTCACAATCATCATAACATTTCCGTCATTGTcagcatcatcataatcataatattatttccgtcgtcatcataatcataatatcaTCATTGTCAATATTGCAGTCATCGTCATCGCCGCTATTGTccttatcgtcatcatcatcatcatcatcatcatcatcatgattaggAGTACGAATATAAATGGCACACCaagtataatagtagtagtaatagcttattcaagtcccgcaccgtggcgtcgtggtctaaggcatcctgcctaggactcacgttacggaatgcgcgccggttcgagtcctcatgggggaagaaaatttctcatgaaatttcggccagtgtatgggaccggtgtccacgcagcatcgtgatgcacttggggagctacaataggtagcgaaatccggttaagcaaaccagctataacagcggggggggggggcttatcgtgctaaccacacgatacctccattctggttggatgatcgtccacctctgcttcagcatgtggccgtgagaccagcagccggctggtcggtcttggcccctcgtgggctgtagcgccacagatttcTTTTAAAACGGCGTTTCAATTTCACTCACCTCGAATGGACTTCATTTTACGTAAaactggattattattattattattattattattattattattattattattattattattattattgaatgtactgtttataaattttgtattttattacatttatgatttccgtaataacaataatagcaataattattagttactattaattattactaggcctattgatattaCACGTGGACCCACTGCCTGACAGTACAGTGactcttattttcattattaggCCGAGTCTCAAAGCTCGTCCATACTtgactagcaactagctgacttgtaaactaGGGAGCTTTgtaaatgtatgcttgaaacatggcctttttcatagactattttttctaaaaaccatgacatcacggtgcagtactgaattaagaaggcagtgtcataatgcagtttaattacgagttatgtggaaaagataagggcctaACATATTACagcaatgtttaaaacattgtataaGGTAGTAtaacaatgtcaatgttcaaagttaacgtgttattctacattatttcACTACCAAAGCATCTTCAGACTTCATAACCCCATTTGCTGATGAggtattcatgtttatttaatgAACAAATCATTAATCaggcaagcattttcgtttattaGCTACTACgaacttgattgctatgcaccatgtagctttggatcatgaatTCTGTCGTCACTTCCGACTTTTTAGATaactatctagttcactttagctgaaaatgtagctttgagacaccggcctaattattattattattattattattattattattattattattgttattattatcattatcattattattatcattattattattattattattattattattattattattattattttcactgcaACTTCACTACCTCTAATCTTAATGTCATTATCACAAATATTGGTGTTACCATTATCATAGTTattatctctattattattattattattattattattattattctttccatTATTAGCCTATAATTGTCATTATCGCAAGTAATGCTGTTGATCCACTATTATTAGCAGCAGTACTTTTGCTTGAATTGTACTCCCACTACTGTTACCAATActacttttcacttttttttaggTTACCATTATATTACTACGATATTACTGTTCTCAGGACgtatctcaaagctacatttacaACTGAAGtaaactagattgttgactaaatagtcGGATGTGACGCCAGAAGTTACGAACCCATAGCTAACGAAAAAGACCGGCTATGACGTCAAttggagtcacgtggttatcatggtctagtcatggccattttgacaatcgtctaatataaatacatgttcaaagttgtaaaaaaaaaataaaataaaaagaattgttatactaaactcatgttaaacgtgcattcaGTTCAAAACGTAATTTTCATAGATATCTTTTGAGCATCTTTTATATTTCTACATCTTTCTACGTTTCTTTTCTAGGGTCTGAAGAAACTACCATTCAGTTCATAAACCTGATAATCAAGTTTCGTGGTGTGTTTATAATCGCAGAACTAAAATTTCCAAACAATAACAGCTGGTAACTCGTAATGAAATTGCATTaaaacactgccttcttaatagagtgccataccacagtctagtatatacagtcacgaagcttgagttgttgagggtaactaggaacaatagactgtgccggtactatttcgcattgtctgtgatgaggcgatagtaacgatcctagtggttagcaactatctatggatgcatattcccgatgtaatgagcttcgtgactgtatgtatactAGACTGTCTATGAAGATTGCCATGATTCCAGCATACATGTCCGAAGTTCCCTAGTGTGTGGTTTACAAGCCAACTATAATGCTAGTCATTAGCAtgtagtatagacttgagctACTGCTGTTAGTAAAGTTTTCCTCAGTTACAAATTAAATCATCGTCAGTATATTTCACTTTCCAACTGTAAATTTTATGACATCTTCAtccatatttgtataataatgttacaaataacacattaataaAAGCAACTACTAGAGTAACAATAATGCATATTAAATAGTCTCCTTCTGTCATTGCTTGCTAGCAGCACGCCATTCATATGGATTCCTGCAAAGGAGAAAGAAAACACGATTAAGAGAACAAGCACTATATTATATCACGAAATAATTCCAATCTATTGAATTGAATTGCCTGAGggaaaaatgtgaaattttctgtGTCCTGTCGTTTCTGAAGAAATGACACATTATtgtcataatattattaaagaaccAGACATTGCAAGATTTTGATAATAACACTCAATTGTTGTTTGGAGAAGATATTGTCTTCATGTGGTCATAAGAACAAATAATTTTCTTGAAACACGAGACGCGGGAAATCCTTCATGTCGAAAATTACGTCATTGTTGCGACTACAGCGCTATCTGTGAGCAGTAATCCCTATTACGAACGTGATCGGTGATGGTACTCAACACCGCCACGAGATGGAACAAGCAGTATCACAGAAATCTCGTCTTATTCCATCCGTGTCTACTCGTAGATGTTCAAGTacagtattataaatattttttgtaataggtgAGAAGTGTGTAAAAAaattagtttgctaaagaaaaactcttaaatttttataattacgACGAATTTAATGTATGCAGAGAGTTtacagtaatttgtttttatgtttttagAAACGTTAGTATTTTATGTCTAATCATTAGAGTTTACCTATGtttgtatttagttttaatttattcttaatccCCAGAATATAGTAAAATCACTTGAACTTTGGAACgagttatattttttatgtaatcaGTATTTGAGTGATCAGGCTTGTTGTGACAAAGCTTTTCGTGAAAATAGTTTACAAGTTATGTGAttagaatatgaaaatatagaaatatactTAAAACTTGATTATAAACCAGTAACACAATGATctttatatcacttttaaatgtAGGATAAATCGAAAATATAAGTCGTCATAATATCGCTGTTCCGAAGGAACAACGACGTAAGTGCAACATAGATTGTtatcggcaaaaaaaaaaaaaaaaaaaaaaaaaaaaaaaaaaaaaaaaaaaaaaaaaactcgtttatatataaatatacagtatatttaagaaaagtatattataataatcgaaataaagcaaaatattataattttggtTACTTTTAAATGGTACTAGTTAGATATGGGTGTTTTTAATATTCAATCCAATTTTGTAGTTGCGTCATTGTTCTTCCGAAACGGCGACATGATAAATTATTACAATAGGctatatgaatatattatatttcatattaattattgta
This sequence is a window from Periplaneta americana isolate PAMFEO1 chromosome 2, P.americana_PAMFEO1_priV1, whole genome shotgun sequence. Protein-coding genes within it:
- the LOC138695164 gene encoding apolipoprotein D-like; translated protein: MDCKSDSYNSITGTAKLIDEGTLGVKFRSIGGFHAPYTIVGTDYHSYAVVWSCADIFFVGNLQFAWVLTREKHPSEDTQKRVKEVLRANHLSSKTFRNTPQTCLDN